In the genome of Flexistipes sinusarabici DSM 4947, one region contains:
- the rodA gene encoding rod shape-determining protein RodA, with the protein MFQINKRHVVNFDYILFFQTVLLLFLGIMAIYSASYNLQLQQSGDYYLKQITWSVIGIAFFLAFSFISYKRLISWASLIYTLGVISLVYVLIFGDVNMGAKRWIDIGGFSLQPSEFFKVAWVITLGRVFKDIGMKNFFFSPILKKFIPAVPPLLLIFLQPDLGTAIIFLAVWGIVLLYRGITKYTFFVILTILLVSIPVIWANMHDYQRQRVVTFLNPEADPFGGGYHVIQSKIAVGSGGLAGKGYLQGTQSHLKFLPEKHTDFIFSVIGEEFGLVGAAVILLCFLSLLARILFISAYSKEPTAKIMCVAVFAFIFFQFFVNASMVVGMMPVVGIPMPFISYGGSSLVTFMSMLGIVNSIAMRRYDRPADF; encoded by the coding sequence ATGTTTCAGATTAATAAACGGCATGTTGTAAATTTTGACTATATACTTTTTTTTCAAACGGTCTTGTTACTGTTTCTCGGCATTATGGCTATATACAGTGCATCATACAATCTGCAGCTTCAACAGTCGGGAGATTATTACTTAAAACAGATAACCTGGAGTGTTATCGGAATTGCTTTTTTTCTTGCTTTTTCATTTATAAGTTACAAACGGTTAATATCCTGGGCATCTTTAATTTATACTTTGGGTGTGATATCTTTGGTTTATGTTTTGATTTTTGGTGATGTGAACATGGGTGCAAAGCGATGGATTGATATAGGAGGTTTCAGTTTACAGCCTTCTGAGTTTTTTAAAGTTGCATGGGTTATAACTTTGGGAAGGGTTTTTAAGGATATCGGAATGAAAAATTTCTTTTTTTCCCCTATACTGAAAAAATTTATTCCTGCCGTCCCGCCATTGCTGCTGATTTTTTTGCAACCTGATCTGGGCACAGCCATTATATTTTTAGCAGTCTGGGGGATTGTTCTTTTGTACAGAGGGATTACAAAATATACATTTTTTGTCATATTGACAATTTTATTGGTAAGTATTCCTGTGATTTGGGCAAATATGCATGATTATCAAAGACAGAGGGTTGTTACATTCCTTAATCCGGAAGCAGATCCTTTCGGGGGGGGTTATCATGTTATTCAGTCCAAAATTGCTGTCGGCTCGGGCGGACTTGCCGGCAAAGGGTATCTTCAGGGTACACAGTCCCATTTGAAATTTTTACCGGAAAAGCATACGGATTTTATCTTTTCAGTGATTGGCGAAGAATTCGGACTGGTGGGTGCTGCTGTTATTTTATTGTGTTTTTTAAGTCTGCTTGCTCGAATTTTGTTCATTTCCGCATATTCAAAAGAGCCCACTGCAAAAATTATGTGTGTGGCAGTTTTTGCCTTTATTTTTTTCCAGTTTTTTGTTAATGCCTCGATGGTTGTCGGAATGATGCCTGTTGTGGGAATACCTATGCCTTTCATAAGTTATGGCGGTTCATCTCTTGTGACCTTCATGTCTATGCTTGGTATTGTCAATTCCATAGCTATGCGCAGATACGACAGACCGGCAGATTTTTAG
- a CDS encoding TIGR03960 family B12-binding radical SAM protein: MNFHDFLQVSKPPRYLGSEINSYKKEYSDKLRVCLSFPDNYEVGMSHLGIKILYESLNLSSQIYAERFFMPWPDAIDKMGRDIFVSLESKTPLQKFDILGFSVQYELSYSNILSILLNSGIPAESSFRNDSPIIVAGGPCVYNPKPLEKFIDVFFIGEMDHVFTDICEEYAGKKFAGRRERLEFFDSYDFTYVPSVNPSKHVVKKVYTDFKNDITVDAPVVPLIPAVQDRVVSEISRGCSRGCRFCQAGMIYRPVRERNVDDIVNNILNQLKNTGYETASLLSLSAADYSCLEDLLVRLSAIVKNSHTSISLPSLRADKIKDYIFRELSRVRKSGFTIAPEAGSERMRRIINKNLSEDEIISSVKAAADNGWKTAKLYFMIGLPFETEEDVLGIAALVKKIKENVKGKSGFDVSVSVSNFVPKPFTPFQWWPQNSMEELMYKQNILKSEFKKMKIKFSFHDIQQSVMEAAISKGDESIGNILLDAVKSGAMFDGWSEHFDYNKWLNAFKNHDSAPEQYSMKILQTEDKLPWDFIDIGVKKEFLVSEFEKSKRELMTKDCRVVSTSICVGCGVCDFNHIRNEFALPGKKFLRENTLEYALHSDKEYLSYIIDFEKKDSAVLFSAIETCRAFAHVFKMCDVDMSYSQGYNPQPRISYIYPLSVGMEGYNEKLIIKAYVKDKNLLLNQLNKKLPSGFRMKGIRQFENKMSDEMIAAYSLNFEAYMHLIGAFYENKALYKKITKRGREKIIDLKEYFVKKDDENCMIYVKINGRGSFNFLEFFRQINYIDSKVTVVRQNIFFTEELQNV, translated from the coding sequence ATGAATTTCCACGATTTTCTTCAGGTGTCTAAGCCTCCGAGATATTTGGGAAGTGAAATAAATTCCTATAAAAAAGAGTATTCTGACAAGTTGAGGGTGTGTCTTTCCTTCCCGGACAACTACGAGGTTGGGATGTCACATCTGGGTATAAAGATTTTATATGAGAGTCTAAACCTATCTTCCCAGATTTATGCGGAGCGTTTTTTTATGCCCTGGCCTGATGCAATTGATAAAATGGGCAGAGATATTTTTGTTTCGCTTGAGTCAAAAACTCCTTTGCAGAAGTTTGATATTTTAGGTTTCAGTGTCCAGTACGAATTATCTTATTCCAATATTTTGTCCATACTTCTTAATTCCGGTATTCCTGCAGAGAGCAGCTTCAGAAATGATTCTCCTATCATCGTTGCCGGCGGCCCTTGTGTTTATAACCCCAAGCCTTTGGAAAAATTTATAGATGTATTTTTTATAGGCGAGATGGATCATGTTTTCACAGATATTTGTGAAGAATACGCCGGGAAAAAATTTGCCGGACGCAGAGAGCGTCTTGAGTTTTTTGATTCATATGATTTCACTTATGTCCCTTCTGTGAATCCGTCAAAACATGTTGTGAAAAAAGTTTATACAGATTTTAAAAATGATATTACAGTAGATGCTCCGGTTGTACCTCTGATTCCGGCTGTGCAGGACAGGGTTGTTTCGGAAATATCCAGGGGGTGCAGCAGGGGATGCAGATTCTGCCAGGCCGGCATGATTTACAGACCTGTAAGAGAGAGAAATGTTGATGATATTGTGAACAATATTCTCAATCAGCTTAAAAATACAGGATATGAAACGGCTTCACTTCTTTCTTTATCCGCTGCAGATTATTCATGTCTGGAGGACTTGCTGGTGAGATTATCGGCTATTGTTAAAAATTCGCACACCTCCATTTCACTTCCTTCCCTTAGAGCTGATAAAATCAAAGATTATATATTCAGGGAACTTTCCCGTGTCAGAAAATCGGGATTTACCATTGCACCGGAAGCGGGAAGCGAAAGGATGAGAAGGATTATAAACAAGAATCTTTCTGAGGATGAAATTATATCATCCGTTAAAGCAGCGGCTGACAACGGATGGAAAACAGCTAAACTGTATTTTATGATAGGCCTGCCGTTTGAAACAGAAGAGGATGTTTTGGGGATAGCCGCTCTCGTTAAAAAAATAAAGGAGAATGTTAAAGGCAAAAGCGGCTTTGATGTTAGTGTGTCGGTATCCAATTTTGTTCCGAAACCGTTTACTCCTTTCCAGTGGTGGCCCCAAAACAGCATGGAAGAATTGATGTATAAACAAAACATTTTAAAATCGGAATTTAAAAAAATGAAAATAAAGTTTAGTTTTCACGATATTCAACAGAGTGTTATGGAAGCTGCTATCTCCAAAGGTGACGAGTCCATTGGTAATATACTCTTGGATGCTGTAAAGTCAGGCGCTATGTTCGACGGGTGGAGTGAGCATTTTGACTATAATAAATGGCTGAATGCTTTTAAAAATCACGATTCTGCTCCTGAGCAATATTCAATGAAAATTCTGCAAACCGAAGATAAACTTCCGTGGGATTTTATAGATATAGGAGTTAAGAAGGAATTCCTCGTTTCAGAATTTGAAAAATCGAAAAGAGAATTAATGACAAAGGATTGCAGAGTAGTCAGTACAAGTATATGTGTAGGGTGCGGCGTTTGTGATTTTAATCATATCAGGAATGAATTTGCATTGCCAGGCAAAAAATTTTTACGCGAAAATACATTGGAGTATGCTTTGCATAGTGATAAAGAATATCTCAGTTATATTATTGATTTTGAGAAGAAAGATTCCGCTGTTCTCTTTTCAGCTATTGAAACGTGCAGGGCATTCGCACATGTATTTAAAATGTGTGATGTTGATATGTCTTATTCGCAGGGGTACAATCCTCAACCCCGGATAAGTTATATTTATCCTCTCTCAGTGGGTATGGAAGGTTATAATGAAAAGCTTATTATTAAGGCTTATGTTAAAGACAAAAATTTGTTGTTAAACCAGCTTAACAAAAAGTTACCTTCGGGATTCAGGATGAAGGGCATCCGGCAGTTTGAGAATAAAATGAGTGATGAAATGATTGCCGCTTATTCACTGAATTTTGAAGCTTATATGCATCTTATCGGGGCTTTTTATGAAAATAAAGCACTCTATAAAAAGATTACTAAACGCGGCAGAGAAAAAATAATTGACCTTAAAGAGTATTTTGTTAAAAAAGATGATGAAAATTGTATGATTTATGTTAAGATAAACGGTAGAGGAAGTTTTAATTTCCTTGAATTTTTCAGGCAAATTAATTATATTGATTCCAAAGTAACAGTTGTTAGGCAAAATATTTTTTTTACTGAGGAGCTGCAAAATGTATAA
- a CDS encoding Fur family transcriptional regulator: MYKEEALDMLKKSGYKVTKPREWIVEALEGNTSHPSAMEIFDQLRKNDKSFSFATVYNTLDTLVKAGVVKQVTVDPQCSRYDPDMSSHGHFYCRKCGSVKDVFDVSLDMGSTSLQDEVEGYELNLFGVCRECSTEAN; encoded by the coding sequence ATGTATAAAGAAGAAGCTCTTGATATGCTTAAGAAGTCAGGCTACAAGGTTACAAAACCGCGGGAGTGGATAGTGGAAGCTCTTGAAGGGAACACTTCCCACCCTTCAGCGATGGAAATTTTTGACCAGCTGAGGAAAAACGATAAAAGTTTTTCTTTTGCCACCGTTTATAATACGCTGGATACTCTTGTAAAGGCCGGCGTTGTCAAGCAGGTGACTGTTGATCCTCAATGCAGCAGATACGATCCGGATATGTCATCTCACGGTCATTTCTATTGCAGAAAATGCGGCAGTGTTAAAGATGTTTTTGATGTGAGCCTTGATATGGGATCCACCTCTCTGCAGGATGAAGTCGAAGGTTACGAACTTAACTTGTTCGGTGTCTGCCGGGAATGCAGTACTGAAGCCAATTGA
- a CDS encoding TIGR02757 family protein — protein sequence MSAGNAVLKPIDSLDLPSVSHSSERIFWEHIYSQYTRAEFIGTDPIIFPSTIEGNKEYISLVSSLFAYGRVNSIQDFLKKFFYRYGNDPFDTDNSEAKLYYRFQTAEDIRLLVTMIKGIYLQYGSVQNFFVNISDSLEKALEGFLDYARGFGAENNAGRGYFFLFPKYGKSGLKRLRMFLRWMVRKDDVDFGLWGAYKTGELLYPPDTHILRFAKNFGIISSEANSHRNARLITDYFKTIDKQDPVKYDFAITRLGMLNSCKFKRSVSCEVCGLKNGCLFN from the coding sequence GTGTCTGCCGGGAATGCAGTACTGAAGCCAATTGATTCATTGGATTTGCCTTCTGTATCACATTCCTCTGAAAGAATATTTTGGGAGCATATATATTCTCAATATACGCGTGCCGAATTTATAGGTACAGATCCCATTATTTTTCCCTCCACAATTGAGGGAAATAAGGAATACATAAGTCTTGTTTCTTCTCTTTTTGCTTACGGGAGAGTTAACTCCATTCAGGATTTTCTGAAAAAATTTTTTTACCGGTACGGAAATGACCCTTTTGACACAGATAATTCTGAGGCAAAGCTATACTATCGCTTTCAAACAGCTGAGGATATCCGGCTGTTGGTTACAATGATAAAAGGTATTTATTTGCAATACGGCAGTGTTCAGAATTTTTTCGTAAATATATCAGATAGTCTTGAGAAGGCTCTGGAAGGATTTCTTGATTATGCCAGAGGGTTCGGCGCCGAAAATAACGCTGGGAGGGGATATTTTTTCCTTTTTCCCAAATATGGCAAATCAGGGTTGAAAAGATTAAGAATGTTTTTAAGGTGGATGGTTCGCAAAGATGATGTGGATTTTGGTCTTTGGGGTGCTTACAAAACAGGAGAACTGCTTTATCCCCCTGACACCCATATATTAAGGTTTGCCAAAAATTTTGGTATTATTTCTTCTGAGGCTAACAGCCACCGGAATGCCCGTTTAATAACGGATTACTTCAAAACTATAGATAAGCAAGATCCGGTTAAATATGATTTTGCCATTACCAGACTTGGTATGTTGAATTCGTGTAAATTTAAGAGATCTGTCAGCTGTGAAGTGTGCGGCTTGAAAAATGGGTGCCTTTTTAATTGA
- the trxA gene encoding thioredoxin, with protein MSLVFTEENFQKEVLESDIPVVVDFWAVWCGPCKMLAPTLDQVSAEFEGKAKVGKVNVDENQQLAAQYGIMSIPTVMIFKDGKVVEQFIGVQPKGVYVDALQKHL; from the coding sequence ATGTCGTTAGTATTCACTGAAGAGAATTTTCAAAAGGAAGTATTGGAAAGCGATATTCCTGTTGTAGTAGATTTCTGGGCTGTATGGTGCGGACCTTGTAAAATGCTGGCTCCTACACTTGATCAGGTTTCTGCTGAATTTGAAGGGAAGGCAAAGGTAGGCAAGGTCAATGTTGATGAAAATCAGCAGCTTGCTGCACAGTATGGCATTATGAGTATACCCACGGTTATGATATTCAAAGACGGCAAAGTTGTTGAGCAGTTTATAGGCGTGCAACCAAAAGGCGTCTATGTTGATGCCCTGCAAAAACATCTGTAA
- a CDS encoding FmdB family zinc ribbon protein, with protein sequence MPIFEYKCQGCGQEFSKLVFNLSEEIKCPECGATDVKKKISAFSSSSENSSSGSSCGAGSGFT encoded by the coding sequence ATGCCGATTTTTGAGTATAAATGCCAAGGTTGTGGACAGGAATTCAGCAAGCTTGTATTTAATCTTTCAGAAGAGATAAAGTGTCCGGAATGCGGGGCTACTGATGTGAAAAAGAAGATTTCAGCTTTTTCATCCTCTTCCGAAAATTCTTCAAGCGGCTCATCCTGTGGCGCAGGTTCGGGATTTACCTGA
- a CDS encoding integration host factor subunit beta: MYREVFMTKSQLIEKIVAENPNLTKKDIEYIVNNVFSNIKDALGNGDKVEIRGFGSFKVRDKKSKIGRNPKTGEQVKVPPKKVPYFKPGKEIKETLLKS, encoded by the coding sequence ATCTACAGGGAGGTTTTTATGACCAAATCTCAACTTATCGAAAAAATTGTTGCCGAGAATCCCAATCTGACAAAAAAGGATATTGAGTACATTGTTAACAATGTATTCAGCAACATAAAGGATGCCTTGGGCAACGGGGATAAAGTCGAAATAAGAGGATTCGGCAGCTTTAAAGTCAGGGACAAAAAATCAAAAATCGGACGAAACCCCAAAACCGGAGAACAGGTTAAAGTTCCGCCAAAGAAAGTTCCATATTTTAAGCCTGGTAAAGAAATTAAAGAAACACTGCTTAAATCATAA
- the murJ gene encoding murein biosynthesis integral membrane protein MurJ: MNNFLSKLVKSSSGVLTSRILGLVRDVAIAAFFGASKFTDAFFMAYAIPNLFRALFAEGALSSAFVPIMSDKMHRNPDNAYKYLTDLILVLTFFTLSITAVFIIFSDYAVLLFIPGYLNDPEVIAAASHMLKIVMPYLVIVSICGLLSGYLHVIGSYYIPLSSTAVLNISMIISAFLGGYFGGSVTYLAWGALIGGVLQLIYILIYSLIKGFRINRKKRIDKMVKKTFRLIIPSIGGVGINQLNFTIGRIIASFLSTGSISYLYYASRLFQFPLGVFSIAFSTVSLSEISNSYSRNDLNNVNKLIDKSVLAIIMVIVPASLGMFFLSNEICSLIFEYKIFSSKDTFATASALRMYTIGLICYSFVNLFTRVYHSVKDTLTPVKFAFISFLANIAFILIFINFMGHSGIALASSISAGINAVLLYTSIKYYTFSIKKYKRTVLKIFTSSLLMLIFLLFLKNAGIHVLIIIGLSVCVYFLSLYMFRVSIRQVLK, from the coding sequence ATGAATAACTTTTTATCCAAACTTGTGAAATCAAGTTCCGGCGTGCTTACCAGCAGGATTCTCGGCTTGGTTCGGGATGTTGCAATTGCAGCTTTCTTTGGTGCATCAAAATTTACAGATGCTTTTTTTATGGCTTATGCAATACCGAATCTTTTTCGTGCTCTGTTTGCCGAGGGGGCTCTTTCTTCTGCTTTTGTTCCGATAATGAGTGATAAAATGCATAGAAACCCTGATAATGCATACAAATATTTAACCGATCTTATATTGGTGCTTACGTTTTTTACTTTGAGTATTACCGCTGTTTTTATAATATTTTCCGATTATGCAGTTCTGCTGTTTATACCCGGTTACCTGAATGATCCAGAAGTAATTGCTGCTGCATCACATATGCTTAAGATTGTGATGCCTTATCTTGTTATTGTGAGTATATGCGGACTGCTTTCCGGGTATCTGCATGTGATAGGCAGTTATTATATTCCGTTATCCTCCACCGCAGTTTTGAATATTTCTATGATTATATCGGCTTTTCTGGGAGGGTATTTCGGCGGCAGTGTGACTTATTTGGCATGGGGTGCATTGATCGGGGGAGTTTTACAGCTGATTTATATACTTATTTACTCTCTTATAAAAGGTTTTCGTATAAACCGAAAAAAACGCATAGACAAAATGGTGAAAAAAACTTTTAGGTTGATAATTCCGTCAATAGGCGGTGTTGGCATAAATCAGCTCAATTTTACTATTGGAAGAATAATTGCTTCTTTCCTTTCAACGGGCAGTATTTCATATTTGTACTATGCCAGCAGGCTTTTTCAGTTTCCACTCGGTGTTTTTTCGATAGCGTTCAGTACCGTTTCACTTTCGGAAATCAGCAATTCCTACAGCAGAAATGATCTTAACAATGTTAATAAGCTTATAGACAAATCTGTGCTGGCTATAATTATGGTTATTGTACCTGCATCGCTGGGGATGTTTTTCCTTTCAAATGAAATTTGCAGTTTAATCTTCGAGTACAAAATCTTTTCGTCAAAAGATACTTTTGCCACGGCATCTGCTTTGCGAATGTATACGATTGGGCTTATCTGCTATTCTTTTGTAAATTTGTTCACAAGGGTTTACCACTCTGTTAAAGACACGCTTACTCCTGTTAAATTTGCTTTTATAAGTTTTCTTGCCAATATAGCTTTTATTCTGATATTTATAAATTTTATGGGGCACTCCGGTATAGCTCTGGCGTCCAGTATCAGCGCGGGTATTAATGCAGTTTTGCTCTATACAAGTATTAAATATTACACTTTCAGTATAAAAAAATACAAAAGAACTGTTCTGAAAATTTTCACATCAAGTCTTCTCATGCTGATTTTCCTTTTATTCTTGAAGAATGCGGGCATCCATGTTTTAATTATCATCGGATTGAGTGTTTGCGTGTATTTTCTCAGTCTTTACATGTTTCGAGTTTCCATCCGGCAGGTGTTGAAATGA
- the dtd gene encoding D-aminoacyl-tRNA deacylase — translation MICCVQRVDSAAVNINAEEERNIGRGLLIFIGVEKSDGENSCSWLADKACGLRIFEDDNGKMSNSVQDIDGEIMVISQFTLSASCKKGKRPDFSNAMEPERAKMYYEKFVNECKKIMGSGKVKTGEFGAYMKISLVNDGPVTILLNHK, via the coding sequence ATGATTTGTTGTGTCCAGCGTGTTGACAGTGCAGCTGTTAATATCAATGCAGAAGAGGAAAGGAATATAGGCAGAGGACTGCTGATTTTTATTGGAGTGGAAAAATCAGATGGAGAAAATTCCTGCTCATGGCTGGCCGATAAAGCTTGCGGACTGAGAATTTTTGAAGATGATAACGGCAAAATGAGTAACTCTGTTCAGGATATTGACGGTGAGATTATGGTTATAAGTCAGTTTACTCTTTCTGCTTCCTGTAAGAAAGGGAAGCGGCCGGATTTTTCAAATGCAATGGAACCGGAAAGAGCGAAGATGTATTATGAAAAATTTGTGAATGAGTGCAAAAAAATTATGGGCAGCGGAAAGGTAAAAACAGGGGAATTCGGTGCCTATATGAAAATTTCCCTTGTTAATGACGGGCCGGTTACAATATTGTTGAATCATAAATAA